Part of the SAR324 cluster bacterium genome is shown below.
CCCAGCACCACGTTTTCATCATTGATGAATTTATTCTTGAAGCCCCCCCAGATCATATTGGTCAACTCACTGATCAGACTGTTGACATTATATTTGGTAAGATCATCGGAAGGCTGAATGGTTTTTCCCTTTTCAATGAGTTTGAGCATTTGCGAGACCTGGGTCTGAACCATGAGATATCCACGGCACCATGACGTTTCCAGAGATATCATACTGAATAACTCTCCCGAGATAAGCCTGTCTCTCACCAGATAGGGCGGACTTGCGCAGTTGATTATCATTCCGGGAAAACAGGCCTGAAACGCATTGTCAGAAATCTGCATCATGTTTCTAATAAAACTTGCTGGATATTCCCGCTGAAAAATGTAGGTCTGTATCCAGTCTTTCAGTTGTTCCCGATCGCTTGTTTTATATATTCCCGCACAGGCGTTCCGTATATCCTCCGTTAGTTGGGCTTCATCGGTTTGATCATGAATTCGTAAAAAAATGGGTAATTCCCTACGTGTTTTATGAATCTGAACCACAAGTTCATTGATATGTCCTCCGCTCTTGTCGGGACTTTCACACAAAAAAAGAGCACCAAGATCAATGTTCATATTCAGATTTTCCAGGACAGAGGAGGCTTTTAGCCCAACCAACTGGTTTTCTACAAAAAAATGCTTGAGCCATTCCGCATGTTCGGTGTTGGTTTCATGAACCAGCACTTTGCTCATAATTACCACAGTCTCACTCACAAGATCCTCCTGCAAGGGTGTCTATTGTTTATCATGGAAAATTTCTTACAAAGATTCTCGTTTATTCATAATGTTCTGAAATAGCGGTTGTCAATAAGGATTTTATTTGAATCATGTTATTTGTGTGAACTTTGAACACTCAGTGAGGTTGATTATTCCTGAAAATCCCTCTTTTGAGGGATATATTTTCCCAACGGATTGTGTCACAACCATTGAGGTTTGGAAAACTTTGTCTTCAAGGCAACCTGAAGATCAGGTCAACCAGACTCTGAATGGACTTCCTTCAATGGACATGATGCTTTTTCCCTCGTCCCCGGAGTCACTGTCAGGTTGAAGGAAGTTTCTCATTGCCAATCCATGATAAAAAAGTTATCCACTCTCAGTCCATTCCTTTAAGACAAAAAACCGGAAAAGAAGATACAGGAAATGATAGCTCCTTTCAAAAGGAGTTGCTACTTTGCTGTGTTCCTTGCCGCAGGTATGACAACCCGGTGCTGTTTAATTTTCCAAAAAAGAGGCGTCGGATAGGGCGCGTGTGAGCGAACCCCATCGATTTTTGTTGGGTTTCACTGTGTTCTACCCCACCGACACCATGCCAAACAGAAAATGACACAGCTCTGATGACAACCTCTGAAATGTTAAAAAACTTATGGTTGACTACATAGTATTCTGTGATTTTCTCATGTCTGTGATACGATAACTTGTTATTTCAGCTATTTGTCATACCGGACTTGATCCGGTATCCAGATTCCACCAAACGTCCAATGCCCACTGGATTCCGGGTCTGCCTCCGGAATGACAAAAGAGAAAATCACAGGATACTACTTAAGCATTTGAACGTTTAACAGGAAACAGGAAACCCTAACTATGCGCTGGCTACTGCTTTTTATCGGCTTATTAATGTGCGTCACAGAACCTCTTGCGCAAGTCCCGACAGCAACTCCCATTGCACGGCAGGGAATTCTCGATTTGACAGACTGGAGTTTTGAAAATTCAGCGGTGCTCGCCTTGAATGGTGAATGGGAATTTTACTGGACGCAATTATGGAATTCAGAGGATTTCACCGCTTTGAATCCTGAAAGAACAGGTTTTTTCAATTTTCCTGACATCTGGACAAACTATCAGCATGACGGCGAGGTTTTGTCGGCCTATGGTTATGCAACGTTCAGACTGACGGTGATGTTGCCTCCAAATCCCCCGATCATGGCCATTAAACTGCCTGATCTCGGTACAGCCTATGAATTATGGCTCGGAAAGCGATTTCTGGCCGGCAATGGCACCGTGGGTACTTCTTCCGAAACGTCTATTCCTCAATACAACCCGCAGGTCGTTGAATTTGTCCATCAATCCTCGACCCTGGAACTGATTCTTCAAATCTCAAATTATGATTACAGAGTCGGTGGTCCATGGTTTCCCATCATGTTTGGCAGTTCCAGG
Proteins encoded:
- a CDS encoding chemotaxis protein CheX; its protein translation is MSETVVIMSKVLVHETNTEHAEWLKHFFVENQLVGLKASSVLENLNMNIDLGALFLCESPDKSGGHINELVVQIHKTRRELPIFLRIHDQTDEAQLTEDIRNACAGIYKTSDREQLKDWIQTYIFQREYPASFIRNMMQISDNAFQACFPGMIINCASPPYLVRDRLISGELFSMISLETSWCRGYLMVQTQVSQMLKLIEKGKTIQPSDDLTKYNVNSLISELTNMIWGGFKNKFINDENVVLGVHRSEIPIVINHEGNYISFGSVKPQLCLHYILQAPDGNIPAISIYEKLVFSLDWNLEKFQEPVEQQTVAVEEFSIELF